From one Lycium ferocissimum isolate CSIRO_LF1 chromosome 5, AGI_CSIRO_Lferr_CH_V1, whole genome shotgun sequence genomic stretch:
- the LOC132058163 gene encoding transcription factor bHLH162-like yields MEGSIKCNIVSASEKPDRKTQEKNRRIQMKYLCSKLFSLIPPNQSKEMMSQQDQVDEAISYIGRLKERVEGLKRRKEMVIAQGTCPLRAPMVEVRELDSTLEVILISGLQKNFTMQEIINILEEEGAQVVTANYSTVDDTILYTIHAQVKITRLGVDASRIYLRLQKLVC; encoded by the exons ATGGAAGGCAGTATTAAGTGCAATATTGTTAGTGCTTCAGAAAAACCTGACCGGAAAACACAGGAGAAGAACAGAAGAATACAAATGAAGTATCTTTGTTCTAAGcttttttctttaattcctCCCAACCAGTCAAAG GAGATGATGTCACAACAAGACCAAGTTGATGAAGCCATTAGTTACATCGGTAGATTAAAAGAAAGAGTGGAGGGATTAAAGAGAAGGAAGGAGATGGTTATAGCACAAGGCACTTGTCCTTTAAGAGCACCTATGGTTGAAGTTAGAGAGTTGGATTCAACTCTAGAGGTGATTTTAATTAGTGGTTTGCAAAAGAACTTCACCATGCAAGAGATTATAAACATCTTAGAGGAAGAAGGTGCTCAAGTTGTTACTGCTAATTATTCAACAGTTGACGATACGATTCTCTATACAATCCACGCTCAG GTGAAAATTACAAGATTAGGGGTTGATGCATCAAGGATCTATTTGAGATTGCAAAAGCTGGTTTGCTAA